Proteins encoded within one genomic window of Terriglobales bacterium:
- a CDS encoding CdaR family protein, producing the protein MLNFFRRYVFHDFGLKLFSLLMAILLWATVTRDFVTEVALNVPVEFHGMPENLQISSDSVPPAQVRLRGPARQVQGLRPWDVHLIVELAGLQPGSRTFQLGPGNVHLPRGLTVAQVVPAKMSLDFDWRKTRTVQVRPRVVGTFSRDTGMHIANVLADPQEITIAGPQKRVEAVDAATTDPVDATGISGRQTFTTRAYVSDPLVQVLRPEPVRVTVIVGK; encoded by the coding sequence ATGCTGAATTTCTTTCGGCGTTACGTTTTTCACGACTTTGGCCTCAAGCTTTTTTCGTTGCTGATGGCGATATTGCTGTGGGCCACGGTCACCCGCGACTTTGTGACCGAAGTTGCGCTCAACGTGCCGGTTGAATTCCATGGCATGCCAGAAAATCTGCAGATCAGTTCCGACTCAGTTCCGCCGGCTCAGGTGCGACTTCGTGGACCAGCTCGTCAAGTCCAGGGACTGCGTCCGTGGGATGTTCATCTCATCGTCGAGCTGGCAGGTTTGCAACCGGGCTCCCGCACCTTTCAATTGGGCCCCGGGAATGTTCACCTGCCTCGCGGATTGACGGTCGCCCAAGTAGTGCCGGCCAAGATGTCTTTGGATTTTGACTGGCGCAAGACGCGTACCGTGCAGGTTCGTCCGCGAGTGGTGGGTACTTTTTCGCGGGATACGGGAATGCACATCGCGAATGTCTTAGCTGATCCGCAAGAAATTACCATCGCCGGGCCTCAAAAGCGGGTTGAGGCAGTGGATGCCGCCACTACCGATCCGGTGGATGCAACTGGCATTTCTGGTCGTCAAACCTTCACCACCCGCGCCTACGTCTCCGATCCTCTGGTGCAGGTGTTACGCCCGGAACCTGTTCGGGTCACCGTAATAGTGGGAAAATAA
- the cdaA gene encoding diadenylate cyclase CdaA, producing the protein MTEILDRWPHGTLLSVLDVLVVAVLIYQFLVLIRGTRAAPMLIGVGMLALVFWLGRIGELKTINWILSTLLPYAIFALIVVFQAEIRHLLAKLGRALTLSRSAQASAAEAYDDIVLAANLFSQNQTGALVVIEREIGLRTHIESGVPLDARLSYDLLATIFRPSAPLHDGAVIVQKDRIAAAACFLPLSMNPVLSTQLGTRHRAGIGITEETDAIAVIVSEETGAISLAVAGQIQRGLSVEELRERLSQLLRRYVPATTLPTPISNGSEVETNGAPTSRPSVRSSDAGIS; encoded by the coding sequence TTGACAGAAATTCTGGACCGCTGGCCACACGGGACACTGCTGTCCGTGTTGGACGTGCTCGTGGTGGCAGTGCTCATTTATCAATTTCTGGTGTTGATTCGCGGCACCCGCGCCGCACCCATGCTGATCGGCGTGGGCATGCTGGCGCTGGTCTTTTGGCTGGGTCGAATCGGCGAACTAAAGACCATCAATTGGATCCTAAGTACACTTCTTCCCTACGCAATTTTTGCCTTGATTGTGGTTTTTCAGGCGGAGATTCGCCACCTTTTGGCCAAGCTGGGAAGAGCGCTCACACTTTCCCGGTCGGCGCAGGCCTCGGCGGCGGAAGCGTATGACGACATCGTGTTGGCAGCGAATCTGTTTTCGCAAAATCAAACTGGCGCACTGGTGGTGATTGAACGCGAGATCGGGTTACGCACCCATATCGAAAGCGGTGTCCCGCTCGACGCAAGGCTCTCATACGACCTGCTGGCGACCATTTTTCGGCCGAGCGCACCCTTGCACGATGGCGCGGTCATCGTACAAAAGGACCGCATTGCCGCGGCTGCCTGCTTTTTGCCCCTTTCCATGAACCCCGTGCTCTCCACGCAACTCGGCACACGGCATCGCGCCGGCATCGGCATTACTGAGGAAACCGACGCCATCGCGGTAATCGTCTCCGAGGAGACGGGAGCGATCAGCCTGGCGGTCGCCGGCCAGATTCAAAGGGGCCTCTCCGTGGAAGAGTTACGCGAGCGCCTGAGCCAGCTGTTGCGCCGGTATGTACCGGCTACCACCTTGCCGACACCGATCAGCAATGGCTCTGAAGTAGAGACCAACGGCGCTCCCACGTCGCGGCCCTCGGTGCGTTCGAGTGATGCGGGAATAAGCTAA
- the xseA gene encoding exodeoxyribonuclease VII large subunit → MASSGDQLGLLFQPARQRVWKVCDLVSAVRTHLEREYSDLWVEGEISNYRPSDSGHLYFTLKDDSSQARVVMFRSQAKLLRFRPQNGMQVIARGRVTIYDARGELQISAEYLEPKGAGALQIAFEQLKARLEAEGLFETARKKPIPSLPRRIGLVTSPRGAAIRDILNILRRRHQNAHVLIYPAQVQGEAAASEVTAAVRYFNRSRNVEVIIVARGGGSVEDLAAFNNEGLARAVATSEIPVISAIGHETDFTIIDFVADLRAPTPSAAAELVIRSQQEIEEHEENLRRRLARALRYQLLMRRQALTELAQHGAFARITDVISRRQQKVDDLSYRLLTAQRELLGKDRRRLELATAAVRHHDLRRLLLGIRRELHAGTAALAAAVRNRLLHNRSRLESSEGRLQSLSPLNILERGYALVFDPQGKLVKDSSQVKPGEEISARLARGELSATVKKIQP, encoded by the coding sequence ATGGCCAGCAGCGGCGACCAATTGGGATTGCTGTTTCAACCGGCGCGCCAAAGAGTTTGGAAAGTCTGCGACCTGGTAAGCGCTGTTCGGACCCATCTGGAGCGCGAATACAGCGATTTATGGGTGGAAGGGGAGATTTCGAACTACCGTCCTTCCGATTCCGGCCACCTCTACTTCACACTAAAAGACGACAGTTCGCAGGCCCGAGTAGTTATGTTCCGCTCCCAGGCGAAGCTGTTGCGTTTCCGCCCACAGAACGGAATGCAGGTGATCGCGCGCGGGCGGGTAACGATTTACGATGCGCGCGGCGAACTGCAAATCTCCGCCGAATACCTGGAGCCCAAAGGCGCTGGCGCGCTCCAAATCGCTTTTGAGCAGCTTAAGGCACGTCTGGAGGCAGAGGGATTATTCGAGACGGCACGTAAGAAGCCAATACCGTCACTGCCCCGACGCATCGGCCTGGTCACGTCGCCTCGGGGAGCCGCCATACGCGATATTTTGAATATATTGCGCCGCCGTCACCAGAACGCCCATGTGCTCATCTATCCCGCGCAGGTTCAGGGCGAGGCCGCGGCCAGTGAAGTGACCGCCGCGGTCCGCTACTTTAACCGCTCGAGGAACGTGGAGGTCATCATCGTGGCGCGCGGAGGCGGTTCCGTGGAAGATCTGGCCGCGTTCAACAACGAAGGCCTGGCGCGCGCGGTTGCCACTTCGGAAATTCCGGTGATTTCGGCTATTGGCCACGAAACCGATTTCACGATCATTGATTTTGTGGCCGACCTCCGCGCGCCCACTCCCTCAGCGGCTGCCGAATTGGTGATCCGTTCTCAGCAGGAAATTGAGGAACATGAGGAGAACCTACGGCGGAGACTCGCTCGTGCTTTGCGCTACCAATTGCTTATGCGAAGGCAAGCGCTCACCGAACTGGCACAGCACGGGGCTTTCGCTCGGATAACCGACGTGATTTCCCGCCGACAGCAGAAGGTTGATGACCTCAGCTATCGGTTGCTGACTGCCCAACGCGAACTTCTGGGAAAAGACCGCCGCCGCCTGGAGTTGGCAACAGCCGCGGTGCGCCACCACGATCTGCGCCGCTTGCTGCTGGGCATACGGCGCGAATTGCACGCGGGGACGGCCGCGCTTGCTGCGGCAGTCCGCAATCGCTTATTACACAACCGCTCACGATTGGAAAGCAGCGAAGGCCGGCTACAAAGCCTTTCCCCACTAAACATCCTGGAACGCGGCTACGCCCTGGTGTTCGATCCGCAAGGGAAACTAGTGAAGGACTCGTCCCAGGTTAAGCCGGGAGAGGAGATTTCAGCTCGCCTGGCGCGCGGGGAACTAAGCGCCACCGTAAAAAAGATACAGCCGTGA
- a CDS encoding DUF2905 domain-containing protein: MADIGKLLVFFGALVLLFGVILVVAGRTHIPIGRLPGDIVWRGKHTIFYFPLATSIILSVVLSLLFYLFGRFGGGR; the protein is encoded by the coding sequence GTGGCCGATATTGGGAAGCTGCTGGTCTTCTTTGGCGCGCTGGTACTCCTCTTCGGTGTAATCCTGGTCGTTGCTGGCCGTACGCACATTCCCATTGGACGCCTTCCGGGTGACATCGTCTGGCGCGGTAAACACACCATCTTCTATTTCCCCCTGGCTACTTCCATCATTTTGAGCGTCGTGCTCTCTTTGCTTTTTTACCTCTTCGGCCGCTTTGGTGGCGGGCGCTAA